A genomic segment from Variovorax paradoxus B4 encodes:
- a CDS encoding ArsI/CadI family heavy metal resistance metalloenzyme — protein MKRFHVHLHVDDLSKSIAFYSHLFAAEPARVEQDYAKWMLEDPRVNFAISTRGHGTGIDHLGIQAEDEDELAELKVRAQAADRALFDEGATVCCYAKSEKHWVTDPQGVAWEHYRTMDASRIFGQGRDQVSQQVQGLASKAAEQLGLSKGACCAR, from the coding sequence ATGAAGCGTTTCCACGTTCACCTGCATGTCGATGACCTGAGCAAGAGCATCGCGTTCTACTCCCACCTTTTCGCTGCGGAGCCGGCCCGCGTCGAGCAGGACTACGCCAAGTGGATGTTGGAAGATCCCAGGGTCAACTTCGCGATTTCCACGAGGGGTCACGGGACGGGGATCGACCATCTCGGCATTCAGGCCGAGGACGAGGACGAACTCGCCGAACTCAAGGTCCGCGCCCAGGCGGCCGACCGGGCCCTGTTCGATGAGGGGGCCACGGTCTGCTGCTATGCCAAGAGCGAGAAGCACTGGGTCACCGACCCTCAAGGCGTGGCATGGGAGCATTACCGAACGATGGATGCCTCCAGGATCTTCGGCCAGGGCCGCGACCAGGTCAGCCAGCAGGTTCAAGGTCTGGCCTCGAAGGCCGCCGAACAGCTGGGACTCTCGAAAGGCGCTTGCTGCGCCCGGTGA
- a CDS encoding BrnA antitoxin family protein — protein MPKTKDSEMEQFEKDLLQSIGEMKRGEHAVVHTPAQMEARKRGRPAGSVKESPKVATTIRIDADVLVALKESGPGWQTRVNDALRKFIAAGHSTAIPDTKKSQLAAAYQAITVEIDHALERQAETLETLRKQLTETNEAVKAMESLAIKQRKSTSTT, from the coding sequence ATGCCTAAGACCAAAGACTCGGAAATGGAGCAATTTGAGAAGGACCTGCTCCAGTCCATCGGAGAAATGAAGCGAGGCGAGCACGCTGTCGTGCACACGCCTGCGCAGATGGAAGCGCGAAAGCGCGGTCGACCGGCCGGCAGCGTGAAGGAATCCCCAAAGGTCGCAACCACCATTCGCATTGATGCAGATGTGCTGGTGGCGCTAAAGGAGTCCGGCCCAGGCTGGCAAACACGCGTGAATGATGCACTGCGTAAATTCATTGCCGCAGGGCATTCGACTGCAATTCCTGATACCAAGAAGTCGCAATTGGCAGCCGCCTACCAAGCCATCACTGTTGAAATTGACCACGCGCTGGAACGACAAGCCGAGACACTGGAGACGCTTCGAAAGCAACTTACCGAGACAAACGAAGCTGTGAAGGCTATGGAAAGCCTAGCCATCAAGCAGCGGAAAAGCACATCGACTACCTGA
- a CDS encoding thermonuclease family protein codes for MLLATLLIPACVVAAEPRTCLVVGVSDGDTITARCGAAGNYEQIKVRFNGIDAPEKRQPLGQRSKEALSDLVYMKDAALDCPKTDRYGRSVCKVMVAPASAPRGPKTLDAGLAMVTVGMAWWYRAYAREQTPQERGQYEFAEVEARAKHVGLWRDAEPVAPWDWRKAQREAAAH; via the coding sequence TTGCTGCTTGCAACTCTTCTCATTCCGGCCTGCGTTGTCGCGGCTGAGCCCCGCACGTGCCTGGTGGTGGGCGTCAGCGATGGCGACACCATCACCGCGCGATGCGGCGCCGCGGGCAACTACGAGCAGATCAAGGTGCGCTTCAACGGCATCGATGCGCCCGAGAAACGCCAGCCCCTCGGCCAGCGATCGAAAGAGGCACTGTCCGATTTGGTCTACATGAAAGACGCCGCGCTCGACTGCCCGAAGACCGACCGCTACGGACGCAGCGTTTGCAAGGTGATGGTGGCGCCTGCCTCCGCGCCGCGCGGGCCCAAGACGCTCGATGCGGGCCTGGCCATGGTCACGGTCGGCATGGCCTGGTGGTATCGCGCCTATGCGCGCGAGCAGACGCCGCAGGAGCGCGGGCAATACGAGTTCGCGGAGGTCGAGGCCCGGGCCAAGCACGTCGGCCTGTGGCGCGATGCTGAGCCCGTGGCGCCGTGGGACTGGCGCAAGGCGCAACGGGAAGCCGCGGCACACTGA
- a CDS encoding DUF3606 domain-containing protein, producing MADNKSKTGKSDRNKVAGGEKYEVAYAAKKAGVKPADVKAAIKKVGNSRPKVEAELKKK from the coding sequence ATGGCAGACAACAAGTCGAAGACCGGAAAATCCGACCGCAACAAGGTCGCCGGCGGCGAGAAGTACGAAGTGGCCTACGCAGCGAAGAAAGCAGGCGTCAAGCCAGCGGATGTGAAGGCTGCGATCAAGAAGGTCGGAAATTCTCGGCCGAAGGTCGAAGCAGAACTCAAGAAAAAGTAG
- a CDS encoding phage Gp37/Gp68 family protein yields the protein MAATGGGGCDHCYAEASTPARVLRAKGAETWGTGSSRVRTSEANWKMPLLAGVNYLVRPRQLSPTTLRWNAQHDAFFAQHGRRQRVFCASLADVFDNAVDPHWRADLFKLILQCDNLDWLLLTKRIGHAVGMLPWRGEAEQWPHVWLGATVVNQAEADRDIPKLQDAPPAVRFLSMEPLLGPVWLGADGHGRFGGISRASGDGEWTYSDHPLEGKRSTKCGEYSVPRIDWVIVGGESGPNARPAHPDWLRSLRDQCQHAGVPFLFKQHGEWREPAAGEEFDTSMGRAQRRPVFIMSETGTVHCFESGSIVNGKAVIRVGKKAAGRLLDGREWNEVPA from the coding sequence ATCGCAGCAACTGGCGGCGGCGGTTGCGACCACTGCTATGCCGAGGCGAGCACGCCGGCGCGCGTGCTGCGCGCCAAGGGCGCCGAGACCTGGGGCACGGGCTCATCGCGCGTTCGCACCAGTGAGGCAAATTGGAAGATGCCGCTTCTGGCCGGCGTCAACTATCTTGTCCGGCCAAGGCAATTGTCGCCAACCACGCTTCGGTGGAATGCGCAACACGATGCCTTCTTCGCACAGCACGGCCGCCGCCAGCGCGTGTTCTGCGCGAGCCTGGCCGACGTGTTCGACAACGCGGTCGATCCGCATTGGCGCGCCGACCTGTTCAAGCTGATCCTCCAGTGCGATAACCTCGACTGGCTCCTTCTCACGAAGCGCATCGGCCACGCGGTTGGGATGCTGCCGTGGCGGGGCGAGGCTGAGCAGTGGCCGCACGTTTGGCTCGGCGCCACAGTCGTGAATCAAGCCGAGGCCGACCGCGACATCCCGAAGCTGCAGGACGCCCCACCTGCGGTGCGCTTCCTCAGCATGGAACCGCTGCTGGGCCCCGTATGGCTCGGTGCGGACGGGCATGGCCGGTTCGGCGGCATCTCGCGCGCCAGCGGCGACGGCGAGTGGACTTACAGCGATCACCCTCTGGAAGGCAAGCGGTCGACGAAGTGCGGCGAATATTCGGTGCCGCGCATCGACTGGGTGATCGTTGGCGGCGAAAGCGGTCCAAACGCGCGCCCAGCGCATCCTGATTGGCTGCGCAGCCTGCGCGACCAGTGCCAGCACGCCGGCGTGCCGTTCTTGTTCAAGCAGCACGGCGAATGGCGCGAACCCGCAGCCGGCGAGGAATTCGACACGTCGATGGGGAGGGCTCAGCGCCGGCCGGTTTTCATCATGTCGGAGACCGGCACCGTGCACTGCTTCGAGAGCGGCAGCATCGTGAACGGCAAGGCCGTCATCCGCGTGGGCAAGAAAGCCGCAGGGCGCCTGCTCGACGGCCGCGAATGGAACGAGGTGCCGGCGTGA
- a CDS encoding EamA family transporter: MFVVSKIGLESFTPPPLTALRFMVTAAGALWLPRPAVSWKAVVFMSLTVFTEQFLLQFFGIAFGRPGGLTAFIVQTQALFTVAFAALMFGDRPSTQQMFGVSGALTGLFVIGLTLNGSVPALAFALTLASALSWAAGNLVIKQLSQVNARKP, from the coding sequence CTGTTCGTCGTCAGCAAGATCGGCTTGGAGAGCTTCACGCCACCTCCATTGACCGCGCTCCGGTTCATGGTGACGGCCGCGGGCGCGCTATGGCTGCCCCGGCCGGCGGTCTCATGGAAAGCGGTGGTGTTCATGAGCCTCACCGTCTTCACCGAACAGTTCCTGCTGCAGTTCTTCGGCATCGCGTTTGGAAGGCCCGGCGGACTCACGGCCTTTATCGTCCAGACTCAAGCGCTCTTCACGGTGGCATTTGCGGCGCTGATGTTCGGCGACAGGCCCAGCACCCAACAGATGTTCGGCGTGAGCGGCGCCCTCACCGGACTGTTCGTGATCGGCCTGACACTGAACGGCAGCGTGCCGGCACTGGCCTTCGCGTTGACGCTCGCGTCGGCGCTGAGTTGGGCCGCCGGCAACTTGGTGATCAAACAGTTGTCCCAGGTCAACGCCCGGAAGCCATGA
- a CDS encoding ArsR/SmtB family transcription factor → MEENTVVRSLAALAQPVRLRVFRALVVAGPDGMTPGTLTEALDVPATSLSFHLKELTNAGLVSQERQGRHLIYRASFDQMNALLAYLTENCCQGQACATEQVDASCAC, encoded by the coding sequence ATGGAAGAAAATACAGTCGTCCGTTCCTTGGCCGCACTTGCGCAACCGGTGCGCCTTCGCGTGTTTCGCGCCTTGGTAGTCGCCGGCCCCGACGGCATGACCCCAGGCACGCTCACTGAAGCCCTGGATGTTCCGGCCACGAGCCTGTCCTTTCACCTCAAGGAGCTCACGAATGCCGGCCTCGTTTCGCAGGAGCGGCAGGGGCGGCATCTCATCTATCGGGCGTCGTTCGACCAGATGAACGCGCTGCTGGCGTACCTCACCGAGAACTGCTGCCAAGGGCAGGCATGCGCCACGGAACAGGTCGATGCTTCGTGTGCCTGCTGA
- the arsN2 gene encoding arsenic resistance N-acetyltransferase ArsN2, giving the protein MKPELASAADLAKVRALLRTCELPESDLNPPHMNDFLVLRAGDALWGCVGFERAGDAGLLRSLAVAHERRGTGLGDLLLHAMEARAVAAGVRRLFLLTTTAHDFFAARSYVRCPRADAPGAIRALTEFASICPASAACMYRHLDPSTSGQAPQQAQSQLPSTST; this is encoded by the coding sequence ATGAAACCGGAACTGGCGAGCGCGGCCGACTTGGCGAAGGTTCGCGCGCTGCTGCGCACTTGCGAGTTGCCCGAGAGCGATCTGAACCCGCCGCACATGAATGATTTCCTGGTGCTGCGCGCCGGCGACGCCCTTTGGGGCTGCGTCGGGTTCGAGCGCGCAGGTGATGCGGGCTTGCTGCGCTCCCTCGCAGTGGCGCATGAGCGCCGTGGCACGGGCCTTGGCGATCTGCTCCTGCATGCGATGGAAGCTCGTGCCGTTGCGGCGGGCGTCCGCCGGCTTTTCCTGCTCACGACGACCGCACACGACTTCTTTGCCGCCCGGAGCTACGTTCGTTGTCCCAGGGCTGATGCGCCCGGTGCGATCCGGGCGCTCACCGAATTCGCCAGCATCTGTCCCGCGTCGGCTGCGTGCATGTACAGGCATCTTGACCCATCGACTTCAGGTCAAGCGCCACAGCAAGCGCAGTCTCAACTCCCATCAACGTCCACCTAG